The following coding sequences lie in one Glycine max cultivar Williams 82 chromosome 19, Glycine_max_v4.0, whole genome shotgun sequence genomic window:
- the LOC100791275 gene encoding peroxidase 55 produces MEKIMRTVLMALLMAFTMLISKGEGQLVENFYSSSCPNVESMVKQAVTNKFTETITTGQATLRLFFHDCFVEGCDASVIISSPNGDTEKDAEENISLPGDGFDTVIKAKQAVEASCPGVVSCADILALATRDVIGLLGGPSFNVELGRRDGLISKASSVEGNLPKANFNLDQLNALFAKHGLTQTDVIALSGAHTVGFSHCDQFANRLYSFSSSNPVDPTLDPTYAQDLMAGCPRNPDPAVVLPLDPQSPAAFDNAYYQNLLSGKGLLTSDQVLFEDATSQPTVVRFANSAADFNDAFVAAMRKLGRVGVKTGKDGEIRRDCTTFNS; encoded by the exons ATGGAGAAAATCATGAGGACAGTATTAATGGCTTTGTTGATGGCTTTCACGATGCTTATATCTAAGGGTGAAGGCCAATTAGTAGAGAATTTCTATAGTTCATCTTGCCCAAACGTGGAATCCATGGTGAAACAAGCAGTGACTAACAAGTTTACAGAGACCATCACAACTGGACAAGCAACTCTGCGTCTCTTTTTCCATGATTGCTTTGTTGAG GGCTGTGATGCCTCCGTGATAATCTCCTCGCCAAATGGGGACACAGAGAAGGATGCCGAGGAAAATATTTCACTGCCAGGAGATGGGTTTGACACTGTGATCAAGGCAAAGCAAGCAGTGGAAGCTTCGTGCCCTGGAGTGGTTTCCTGTGCAGACATTTTGGCACTTGCTACCAGAGACGTTATAGGCTTG CTTGGAGGTCCTTCATTCAACGTAGAGCTTGGACGCAGAGACGGGCTTATTTCCAAGGCATCGAGTGTAGAAGGAAACCTTCCGAAAGCAAACTTCAATTTGGACCAACTCAACGCGCTTTTCGCCAAGCACGGTCTGACCCAAACGGACGTGATTGCGCTCTCTGGGGCCCACACCGTTGGGTTCTCGCACTGCGATCAGTTCGCTAACCGTTTATATTCCTTTTCATCCTCCAACCCGGTGGACCCCACTCTGGACCCCACCTATGCCCAGGATCTAATGGCGGGGTGCCCTAGGAACCCCGACCCAGCCGTAGTGCTTCCCCTGGACCCGCAATCCCCTGCGGCGTTCGACAACGCGTATTACCAAAACCTGCTCTCCGGAAAAGGGTTGCTAACCTCAGACCAGGTTCTGTTCGAGGATGCCACGTCACAGCCCACGGTGGTGCGGTTCGCGAACAGCGCTGCGGATTTTAACGATGCGTTTGTCGCGGCCATGAGGAAGCTCGGAAGGGTCGGGGTCAAGACTGGGAAAGATGGAGAGATTCGGAGAGATTGCACGACGTTCAATTCGTAA